The Cupriavidus sp. EM10 genome includes a region encoding these proteins:
- a CDS encoding tyrosine-type recombinase/integrase: MTTSQTSVTHHDPWNKGRLTGQKPPLKLSEIWAIRTRLQLTANTRDLAMFNLAIDSKLRACDLIRLRVQDVSVGRQVGMRATVMQQKTHRPVQFEITGPTRECLQAWIHARGLSCGDFLFPSRLHSSPHISTRQYARLVHRWVASIGLDTSAYGTHSIRRTKVSLIYRRTKNLRAVQLLLGHTKLESTVRYLGIEVDDALEIAEQTEV, encoded by the coding sequence ATGACTACCTCCCAAACATCTGTCACCCACCACGACCCGTGGAACAAGGGAAGACTGACGGGGCAGAAACCTCCGTTGAAGCTATCCGAGATCTGGGCCATCCGTACGCGCCTTCAGCTCACCGCAAACACGAGAGACTTGGCGATGTTCAACCTCGCCATCGACAGCAAACTGCGCGCTTGCGATCTGATCCGTCTCCGCGTTCAGGATGTCAGCGTAGGAAGACAAGTTGGCATGCGTGCGACGGTCATGCAGCAAAAGACCCATCGACCGGTGCAGTTTGAGATTACTGGCCCGACTCGCGAATGCCTCCAGGCCTGGATACATGCACGGGGATTGAGCTGCGGCGACTTTCTCTTCCCCAGTCGTTTGCATTCTTCGCCCCATATATCGACCCGACAATATGCCCGATTGGTCCATCGGTGGGTAGCCTCGATCGGCCTGGACACCTCCGCTTATGGGACGCATTCAATCCGGCGAACGAAGGTCTCTTTGATCTACCGACGGACCAAGAACTTAAGAGCCGTCCAACTGCTCCTCGGTCATACCAAGCTCGAGAGCACCGTCAGGTATTTGGGCATTGAGGTTGATGACGCTTTGGAGATTGCAGAGCAAACCGAAGTCTGA
- a CDS encoding nitronate monooxygenase produces the protein MTGIHLRTRLCELLDINYPICLAGMGSQGRATPPALVAAVSEAGGLGVIGAAGLSPSRLRAVIREARALTAKPIGVNLVLPQAAAKAELDRDRIRREIIEQFPEHAAFVRELAKGFGLELVELDGRIAVSGAATADGTDADLRGSRADLTRSLIDAVLEEDVQVFAGAVGDLKLIAGPAHEKRMLVMGLATGTKQAKS, from the coding sequence ATGACAGGTATTCATCTCAGGACGCGACTGTGCGAGCTGCTCGATATCAACTACCCCATTTGTCTCGCAGGGATGGGATCTCAAGGTCGTGCAACGCCTCCGGCCCTTGTCGCCGCGGTGTCGGAAGCCGGAGGATTGGGCGTTATCGGTGCCGCAGGACTATCGCCTTCGCGGCTACGTGCAGTCATCCGAGAGGCTCGCGCGTTGACGGCTAAGCCCATTGGCGTCAACCTTGTATTGCCACAAGCCGCTGCGAAGGCCGAGCTGGATAGGGACAGGATCCGGCGAGAGATTATTGAACAGTTCCCTGAGCATGCCGCTTTCGTGCGTGAATTGGCAAAAGGCTTCGGACTTGAACTAGTGGAGCTAGATGGTCGCATTGCCGTGTCTGGCGCGGCGACTGCAGATGGCACAGATGCGGACCTTCGTGGCTCGCGCGCTGACTTGACGCGAAGCTTGATCGACGCGGTTCTAGAGGAAGATGTCCAGGTCTTCGCAGGGGCGGTCGGTGACCTGAAGCTCATCGCGGGGCCTGCGCACGAGAAGCGGATGCTCGTTATGGGACTAGCCACTGGCACGAAGCAAGCTAAAAGCTAG
- a CDS encoding type II toxin-antitoxin system VapB family antitoxin: MRTTITLDDELLAKARAYTGLEEKTALVREALKALIQREAAKRLANLGGSQPGIEGAPRRRSDDDENRIGEPPDGGSD; the protein is encoded by the coding sequence ATGCGTACGACGATTACGCTTGACGATGAACTGCTGGCCAAGGCCCGTGCCTATACGGGGCTGGAAGAGAAAACGGCACTTGTGCGCGAGGCGCTAAAGGCCTTGATCCAGCGTGAAGCCGCCAAACGACTCGCGAACCTTGGCGGGAGCCAACCTGGCATCGAAGGGGCACCGCGTCGCCGCAGCGACGATGACGAAAACCGGATCGGTGAGCCACCAGACGGTGGATCAGATTAA